The genomic stretch TCTTCTACTTCATCATCAGATATATCTTTTGGATCTTTGACATTAAACCCTAACGATACAAGTTCAGTAACGGCTGACTCATAGTCCTCATTATGTAAATCAGGAACCGTAACATCTTTAGGCAATAGTAAAGAAGGGATAAAAGTCACCGCAGCGACACTCGCTGCCGCTAACAATAAAAAAATAAGCGCGAGCGTTAAAATAACTTTACTTTTCTTTCTAGGCTTTTTCTTGGATTCTACTTCACTTTTATTTGTATTTGAAGGTTTACGAACAGGCGTTTTTTCCAATTCATGACCATATAGCTCATCTTTTATAATTGGAATAGCTTTTGTTACTTCATCATCATCTGGTACAATGAACTTTTGTTCATTATGTCGAGTAGGATGAATCGCAGAACGTAAATCTTCTTCAAATTCTTCTACCGTACTATAGCGATAAAACGGATCTTTTGTTGTTGCTTTTAATACAACGTTTTCTACGCTTTGTGGGATGGAAGGATTCCATTTTCTTGGTGATGGTGTTTCCGTTTGCAAGTGCTTTAATGCAATCGAAACAGCAGACTCTCCCGAGAATGGCACTCGACCAGTTAATAATTCAAACAAAACGACGCCTAATGAATAAATATCAGACTTTTTATTCGCTAGACCTCCTCTCGCTTGTTCTGGAGAGAGATAATGAACAGACCCTAACACAGAGTTTGTATGTGTAATAGTTGTTGAACTTAAAGCCACAGCAATTCCAAAGTCTGTCACTTTTGCCGTATCATCATGATCAATTAAAATATTTTGTGGTTTAATATCTCGATGAATAATTCCATATTGATGAGCATGAGCAATTGCGGATGTGATTTGAGTCATAATATGTATCGCTTTCTCTAAAGATAGCGGTGACTCTTGTAAAATATATTGCTTTAAGGTCATTCCAGGAACATATTCCATTACAATGTAATAGATGTCCTCTTCTTCTCCAACATCATAAATACTCACAATATTTGGATGAGCAATACTTGTTGCAGATTGTGCCTCACGGTGGAAACGCTTAATAAAAGCATCGTCATTAGCAAAATCTAATCGCAGAACTTTGATTGCCACGTCGCGATCTAAAATCATATCACGTGCTAAATAAACGTTGGCCATGCCACCTCCACCAATGACATGTAGAATTTTATAACGGTCGTTTAGCCGTCTCCCGATTAGCAACGTTCTCACCCACTTTCAGATGTAAAGTCCACAATTGCTAGTGTAATGTTATCTTCTCCACCTAATTCATTAGCCAATGTAATTAAGCGTGCACCTGTTTCGTTTAGAGACGTTCCAGGTTGTAAAATGTCTTGGAGCTTCTCTTCGCTTATTTTATTGGAAAGCCCATCTGAACACAATAATAATAAATCTGTTGATTCGATTTCAACAGTTTTTACATCAAGATCTACTTTTTCTTCCGTACCTAATGCACGTAACAAAATATTTTTACGAGGATGATGTTCCGCATCTTCTCGTGAAATTTGACCGTTTTTAACCAACTCATTGACAAGGGAATGGTCTTCTGTAATTTGCCTAAAACCATCTTCACTGAATAAATAGCCACGGCTATCTCCAATATTACCAATTGTACAAAATTCAGATGTGCAAATAGCTAGTACAATGGTTGTCCCCATTCCTTTACATTCCTCATGTTCGCTTGCATGTTGATGTATAGCTTCATTTACATTCATTACTTGTTCACGTATCCAAGTAGTAGCATCGTTCGGTTCATTTATAGCTGGACTGCTCGTCCAGACATCTTGCAATTTTTGAACCGCCATCGCGCTGGCTACATCCCCAGCACGATGACCTCCCATACCATCTGCTACAATTGCAAGCACTTGGCCATGAGCGTTCAAAAATACCCCTCCGTTATCTTCATTGTGTTGACGTATTCTCCCTCGGTCTGTCATAAAGACAGTTTCCATACAATCACCTCGTCTCTTCTTTACGCTCCTTCGCACGCAATTGACCACAAGCTGCATCAATATCATGTCCCTGTTCACGTCGAATTGTTACGTTAACACCATGTTTTTTCAACGTATTTTCAAATTCAAAAATTTGTTCTCTCGGTGTGCGAACGTAGTCACGCTCTGGAACATAGTTTACAGGGATTAAATTCACGTGACATTTAATGTTTTTAATAAGCGCTGCTAACTCCTCAGCATGTTCCACCTGGTCATTTACTCCACCAAACAAACCATATTCAAAGCTGATACGACGACCTGTTTTGTCGGTATAGTATTTAATTGCTTCCATTAAGTCAGGTAGTTTGTAAGCACGGTTAATTGGCATTAACTTTGAACGAATGTCGTTGTTTGGTGCATGTAAGGAAATGGCAAAATTAATCTGCATTTGCTCATCAGCAAATTTATAGATTTTAGGGATAATTCCACTTGTTGATACCGTAATGTGACGAGCACCAATATTAAGGCCATTATCGTGATTAATGATTTTTAAGAAGCCCATCATTTGGTCGTAGTTATCAAACGGTTCACCAATACCCATAATTACGACATGACTTACGCGTTCTCCTTGTTCATCAAGCGCTTTTTGTACTTTCACTACTTGAGCAACAATTTCACCAGCTTCTAAGTTGCGCTTTAATCCGCCAAGAGTAGACGCGCAGAACGTACAACCAATGCGACAGCCAACTTGTGTTGTTACACAAATTGAATTTCCATACTCGTGTCGCATAAGTACTGTTTCAATTGTATAGCCATCGTGAAGTTCAAATAAAAATTTCATTGTTCCATCTGAAGAAGTTTGTTGAACAGCGGTTTTTAACGTAGTTAAAACAAAGGCCTCATTTAACTTATCACGGAGTCCTTTTGACAAATTCGACATATCGTCAAATTCAGTCACGCGCTTTACATATAGCCAGTCAAAAATTTGTTTCCCACGAAATTTTTTCTCTCCCTGAGATACTAACCATGCCTCTAACTCATGTAATTGTAATGAATAAATTGACGGCTTTTTATTTTCTACTTTTTTATCTTTGGCTCTTTTACTAATAGTTCCTTCCATTTTTACACCTTCTTTTGTAAACAGGCAATGTAAAACCCATCACTTTCTTCACTTGGAAGAAGTTGGATTTGACCGTGTTTAACGTTTTGTTTAATCTTTTCTGGCATACGTTCTGCCAAGGTAGAGTCTACCATAAATTCTGGGTGATTATCGAGAAATGCATCCACTACATCTTCATTCTCATCCCGATCAATCGTACATGTACTGTATACAAGTGTCCCACCTTTTTTTAATAGTGGAGCAACAGCTGATAAAATATCAAGCTGGATTTTTGACAATTGCTGAACGTCACGCTCGGTCTTAACATACTTTAAATCTGGTTTTCTTCGCATAACACCGAACCCTGAGCACGGAGCGTCGACTAAAATACGATCAAACGTTTCTTCTTCAAAGCGCTCTGCTACCTTACGACTATCTTGCACTGTTGGTGAAATATTCATAAGTTGCAAGCGTTCTGCCTGCTCAGAAATCAACTTGACTTTGTGATCATGAATATCTAAAGAAATGACTTGTCCCGTGTTGTTAAGCTTTTCACCGATATGAGTTGATTTCCCACCTGGTGCCGCACAGCTATCTAAAATCGTTTCTCCTTGCTCAGCACCAAGAGCATGAGCAACAAGCATTGAACTTTCGTCCTGTACAGTAAACATCCCATTTCTAAACGCATCTGTATATGCTGCATTTCCTCTTTGAACTTCTAGAGCTTCCTTAACAAGTCCACCACTTTCTACAGAAATACCTTCTTGTTCAAGCTGTGCAATCACTTCAGAAATAGTGAAACGCGCTGTGTTTACACGAAGCGTTTGCTTAGGGGACATTAGATTAGCTAAACAAATTTCACGCGTTTTGTCCAATCCATATTGTTCCACCCATCGCTTCACCAACCATAAAGGATGACTTGTTTCTATCGCTAAGCGCTCAATAGGATCTTTAATCTCTTCTACGCTTGGAACGCCATTTCGTTGTACATTACGCAAAACACCATTCACCATTGAAGCAATTCCTTTATGACCACGCTGCTTAGCAATTTCCACTGCTTCATGAATAACTGCGCGATCAGGAACACGGTCTAAGTACAACATTTGATAAAGAGACAAGCGAAGCAGTACTCTAACCCAAGGCTGTAGCTTTTTTGCTTTTGCTAAAAACGGAGCCAAGCCATAGTCTAGCGTATCTCTTCTTTGAATTGTACCATATACAATTTCTGTTAAGAGGCCGGCATCTTTCCCTTGAACACCGTACTTTTGAATACTTTTGTTTAACAACAAGTTACTGAAAGCTTGATTCTTTTCAATCGAAAGTAAAATATCAAGCGCAATATCACGAACGTTATATTTACTCATTATGAGCTCCTAACACAGCCCCTACTTCAATACCATTTCCGCGTAAAAACTGTGCGGCTTCCATTCTCTTTTTTCCAGATGGTTGAAGCTCTGTAATTTTAATTCCTGTACGGTTTCCTGTCGCCACGATAAACCCATCTTTTTCAAGCGATACTACCTTACCTGGCTCTCCTTCTGCCGCAACCTTTTCTCCCCACCAAACTTTCATCACTTGACCATTTAGCGTCGTATACGCCACTGGCCAAGGGTGAAGACCACGGATGTGATTATAAATTTCCTCACCGCTTCGCGTCCAATCAATTTTTTCTTGTTCGCGCTTTATGTTAAATGCAAATGTAGCTTCATCTTCGTTCTGCTTTATTGGTGTTAAATCACCTAATACGAGAGATGGAATAGTTTCAGATAATAATTTAGCTCCCGCTTCGCTTAGTTTATCGTGCAACGTTCCAACATGGTCTTTTTCTTCAATAGGCACTTCGACTTTCGTCAAGATATCACCGGCATCTAGCTTTTCAACCATATACATAATCGTTACGCCAGTTTTTGGCTTACCTTGTAAAATAGAATAATGAATTGGTGCTCCTCCTCTAAGCTCAGGAAGCAATGATGCATGAACATTAATACAGCCATATTTCGGCGCTTCTAGGATTGGTGTTGGTAAAATTTGTCCAAATGCTGCCGTTACAATTAATTCAGGGTTATACGCTAATACCTCACTATACGCTTCTTCTAAACGAATCTTTTCTGGCTGTAGCACTGGGATGCCGTGCTTTTGTGCTTCTACTTTTACTGGTGGTGGAGTCATAACTCTTTTTCTTCCTTTTGGACGATCAGGCTGCGTTACAACGGCCACTACTTCATATCCATCCTTAATTAAAGTCTGCAATACCGGTACAGAAAAATCCGGTGTTCCCATAAACACAACTTTCATTTTAAATTCCTACCCTTCTAGTTCTCCATCTTCATAGTAACGCGATACTTTCTCAGTAAAAAGCACCCCATGTAAGTGGTCAATTTCATGCTGAATGGCACGCGCTAAAAAACCCTTTGCTTCCATTACAAATACTTTCCCACGGCGATTGTGTGCTCGTACTTTCACATAGTCAGCACGAGTTACGTCACCAAAAAGGCCCGGAAAACTTAAGCAGCCTTCAGGACCAGTTTGTTGACCACGTTTTTCAAGAATGACTGGATTAACCAATTCAATTTTGCCGTGTCGATCTCCTATATCAACCACTGCTACTTGCTGTAATACACCAACCTGTGGAGCAGCAAGTCCTACTCCATCTGCTTCAAGCATTAAATCATACATGCCATTCATTAACTTAGCTAATTTATTATCAAACACTGTGACAGGTTCACACTTTGTCTCTAATACTTCATTGGGGTGGTAAACTAGCTTTAATTTAGCCAAGCTACTCCCTCCTTCAACTCTTTCTATTTATATCCAAAACAGCAGTCATTTAACGTTTTCGTTGTCGATTTACATCATTGAATACGGGTGTAAATCAATCGTAATCGTTAGTTGTTCCTGCTGCATTTGATCTTGGTACTGGTTTACTATATATTTTAACGCTGGTATCATATTCGGTTCCAGCTTGTATTTTATCATGCATTGATATCGATATCTATCTTTTATCTTAGCAATCGGAGAGGTAACAGGCCCTAAAATAACGGCTTGCGGAGTGAGCTTTTGCCTTAAATACTGCGATATTTTCCCAGTTACAGACACCACTTTTGCCACGTTTTCATGTGAGACAGTTACCAACGCCAAATAAAAGAACGGCGGATAGCGATGAGCTTGTCTAAGCTTCATTTCTTCAAGATAAAAAGTATCATAGTCGTGCTGACTTGCTAATTGAATGCTGTAATGCTCAGGAGCATAGGTTTGAATTACAACTTCACCAGGCAGGTGGTGGCGTCCTGCTCTTCCGCTTACTTGTGTAAGGAGCTGAAACGTTTTTTCAGCCGCTCGAAAGTCCGGAAGGTTTAACATTGTATCTGCTGATAAAACTCCAACAAGCGTTACGTTTGGAAAATCTAAGCCTTTAGCAATCATTTGCGTACCTAATAAAATCTGCGCTTCTCCATCTCCAAACTTTGTTAGTAGTTTTTCGTGAGCTCCTTTGCGGCTTGTTGTATCAACATCCATTCGAATGACAGACGCTGCAGGCAACACTTTTCCCAGCTCTTCTTCCACCTTTTGCGTTCCTGATCCAAAAAAGCGAATATGGTCGCTTTCGCACTCTGGACAAGCCGTTTGAGTTGGCTCTTCATACCCACAGTAATGACATTTCATTCGGTTTTGGTAGCGGTGATATGTCAATGAAATTTCACAGTGAGGACACGAAGGAACATAACCGCAGTCACGGCACATAACAAAAGATGAGTGTCCTCTCTTATTTAAGAACAATACAATTTGTTCTCCTCTTTCAAGGCGCTCATGTATTTTTTCAAGAAGAAGCGTAGAGAACATTGACCGATTTCCGTCTCGGAGCTCTTCACGCATATCCACAATATCTACTTTTGGAAGAGCTGATTTATTCATCCGTTCACGCAGTGTTAAAAGTTTATAAACGCCTTTTTGAGCACGTGCAAATGACTCTAGCGTTGGGGTTGCACTCCCTAAAATCGCTGGACAGTTGTGAAACTCTGCACGTTTAATTGCCACATCGCGCGCATGATACCGAGGATTTTCTTCTTGCTTATAGCTTGTTTCATGCTCTTCATCAATGATGATGATGCCCACATGTTGAAACGGAGCAAATATAGCTGATCTTGCTCCTACAACCACGGATACCTCTTTACGCTGAATTTTACGCCACTCATCGTATTTCTCACCGGCTGACAAACCACTATGCATCACGGCCACCTTCGAACCAAATCGTTCTTTAAACCTTTTGACCATTTGAGGCGTTAGTGATATTTCGGGAACAAGCATAATCGCTTCTTTCCCCTGTTTCAATACTTGGTCAATTGACTGCAAATACACTTCCGTTTTACCGCTTCCCGTTACACCATACATGAGAAAAACATCGTGTTCATCGTTCTCAATGTCACGTAGAATTGGTTTGATAGCAGCAGATTGTTCATCTGTTAACGGAAAAGGTTTTGATGGAACAAAATCGCGATTGGCATAAGGATCTCGATAAATCTCCATATCAACCTCGTAAAGCAAACCTTTTGACACTAATCCTTTAATAGGTGCTCCCGTTACGTTAAGTGCGGTCATAATGTCCTTTTGTGCTACCGCCTCTTCTTGCACCAACATAAATTCAAGGACTTGTTTTTGCTTTTCAGCTTGTTTAGGCAGCTCTTTCATAACCTGTTTCACACGTTCAGAAGGCTGAGCTAAGCGAAGAGCTTTCACAGTTTTTTTATTCCCTTTACTCTTGACTAGATATACAACTTCTAAGAGACCTTTTTGGATATCACGATAAAAACTATTTACAGCCTCTGATTTCTCAATATCGCTCCACATCACTTCAGACGTATGTTGAAAGTATGGCTGCACCTTTGAGTGAAGCTGTGAACTTTCTACTCCTGATTGAAGCATTATTTTTTTATCATATTTTGCTTTCATCGCAGCGGGTAACATTACTTGAAAAGCCGATATTTTAAAGCAAAGTGTTTTTTCAGTGAGCCAATGGCCTAACTCTAATAGTTCAGGCGTTAACACTGGTGTTAAATCAAGCAGCTCAGCGATTGGCTTCGTTCGCTTTACATCTGTTTCTACTTTAACGTCTACAACAAATCCCTGCACCTTGCGTGGGCCAAACGGAACGATTACTCGCATTCCTGGGACAAGAACCTCTCTCCACTGTTGAGGAATTGAGTAATCGAATACTCTGTCCGTTTGCTTTGCCGCTACATCAACAATTACGCTAGCAAAGTTCATTGTCGAACACTCGCTAGCAACTGCTTCACTTCTTCTAATAAAGCTTTGGCAACGGATGATTTAGACATGAGCGGAAGCTGCTTTTGCTCACCGTTTCGCTTATAAAATGTCACAATGTTCGTATCTGTTCCAAAGCCTGCGCCTTCACTTGTTACGTTATTAGCGACAATCATATCTAGATTTTTGCTCTCGAGCTTCTTTTGAGCATATAGGTCTACTTGTTCTGTTTCTGCTGCAAATCCAACAAGCACCTGATTATAATCTTTGTAATCTCCGAGCGTTTTCAAAATATCAGTAGTTCGCTCCAATTCTAGCACTGCCTCTCCAGGCTGCTTCTTCATCTTTTGTTGATGAACATTCTTTGGACGATAGTCAGCAACCGCCGCGGATTTAATGACAACATCCATATTTGTATAATGCTTCATCACCGCTTCAAACATCTGCTGTGCGCTCTCAACTTGCACTGTTTTAACATTAGCAGGAGGCGTAAGCTGCGTTGGACCAGATACTAACGTTACATTGGCTCCTTGCTTCGCTGCTTCTTCTGCTATAGCATAGCCCATTTTACCAGTAGAACGATTAGTAAAGAAACGCACAGGATCCACTCGCTCAACCGTTGGGCCTGCGGTAACCAAAACATTCGTACCTTTTAGCGCTTGAGGTGCCTTTTGGTCATGAAAGTAAGACTGTAGAAGGCTAACAATTGTTTCAGGTTCTTCTAACCTACCTTTTCCAACATAACCACATGCTAAATAACCCTCTCCAGGCTCAACAAACTGATAGCCAAATGAAGCTAATGTTTGCATGTTCTTTTTCACAGCTGGGTGATCATACATATGAAC from Bacillus sp. 1780r2a1 encodes the following:
- the pknB gene encoding Stk1 family PASTA domain-containing Ser/Thr kinase — protein: MLIGRRLNDRYKILHVIGGGGMANVYLARDMILDRDVAIKVLRLDFANDDAFIKRFHREAQSATSIAHPNIVSIYDVGEEEDIYYIVMEYVPGMTLKQYILQESPLSLEKAIHIMTQITSAIAHAHQYGIIHRDIKPQNILIDHDDTAKVTDFGIAVALSSTTITHTNSVLGSVHYLSPEQARGGLANKKSDIYSLGVVLFELLTGRVPFSGESAVSIALKHLQTETPSPRKWNPSIPQSVENVVLKATTKDPFYRYSTVEEFEEDLRSAIHPTRHNEQKFIVPDDDEVTKAIPIIKDELYGHELEKTPVRKPSNTNKSEVESKKKPRKKSKVILTLALIFLLLAAASVAAVTFIPSLLLPKDVTVPDLHNEDYESAVTELVSLGFNVKDPKDISDDEVEEGDVVKTSPKAGNVVKEGTGVIIYRSTGKAKVAFDRFNGRDVSEVQKLLESQKYREVRTIEIDSEEPKGTILDQSPKEGEEVVPESTAVTLWISKGPPEIKVKDFSGWTEKSLRDYVAEEEFEIAVESEYSDTVEKGLVISQTPKAGSVIKKGDKLTFKVSLGKEEVPPQTVNVQVTIPYEDKSSTGEKAEQKVEIYVEDADNTMSVPIKELTITETVTESFDVLVKKGEQAKYKVVRDGQVIEEKAVEYPEE
- the rsmB gene encoding 16S rRNA (cytosine(967)-C(5))-methyltransferase RsmB, translated to MSKYNVRDIALDILLSIEKNQAFSNLLLNKSIQKYGVQGKDAGLLTEIVYGTIQRRDTLDYGLAPFLAKAKKLQPWVRVLLRLSLYQMLYLDRVPDRAVIHEAVEIAKQRGHKGIASMVNGVLRNVQRNGVPSVEEIKDPIERLAIETSHPLWLVKRWVEQYGLDKTREICLANLMSPKQTLRVNTARFTISEVIAQLEQEGISVESGGLVKEALEVQRGNAAYTDAFRNGMFTVQDESSMLVAHALGAEQGETILDSCAAPGGKSTHIGEKLNNTGQVISLDIHDHKVKLISEQAERLQLMNISPTVQDSRKVAERFEEETFDRILVDAPCSGFGVMRRKPDLKYVKTERDVQQLSKIQLDILSAVAPLLKKGGTLVYSTCTIDRDENEDVVDAFLDNHPEFMVDSTLAERMPEKIKQNVKHGQIQLLPSEESDGFYIACLQKKV
- the rlmN gene encoding 23S rRNA (adenine(2503)-C(2))-methyltransferase RlmN, producing the protein MEGTISKRAKDKKVENKKPSIYSLQLHELEAWLVSQGEKKFRGKQIFDWLYVKRVTEFDDMSNLSKGLRDKLNEAFVLTTLKTAVQQTSSDGTMKFLFELHDGYTIETVLMRHEYGNSICVTTQVGCRIGCTFCASTLGGLKRNLEAGEIVAQVVKVQKALDEQGERVSHVVIMGIGEPFDNYDQMMGFLKIINHDNGLNIGARHITVSTSGIIPKIYKFADEQMQINFAISLHAPNNDIRSKLMPINRAYKLPDLMEAIKYYTDKTGRRISFEYGLFGGVNDQVEHAEELAALIKNIKCHVNLIPVNYVPERDYVRTPREQIFEFENTLKKHGVNVTIRREQGHDIDAACGQLRAKERKEETR
- a CDS encoding Stp1/IreP family PP2C-type Ser/Thr phosphatase, coding for METVFMTDRGRIRQHNEDNGGVFLNAHGQVLAIVADGMGGHRAGDVASAMAVQKLQDVWTSSPAINEPNDATTWIREQVMNVNEAIHQHASEHEECKGMGTTIVLAICTSEFCTIGNIGDSRGYLFSEDGFRQITEDHSLVNELVKNGQISREDAEHHPRKNILLRALGTEEKVDLDVKTVEIESTDLLLLCSDGLSNKISEEKLQDILQPGTSLNETGARLITLANELGGEDNITLAIVDFTSESG
- the priA gene encoding primosomal protein N', with translation MNFASVIVDVAAKQTDRVFDYSIPQQWREVLVPGMRVIVPFGPRKVQGFVVDVKVETDVKRTKPIAELLDLTPVLTPELLELGHWLTEKTLCFKISAFQVMLPAAMKAKYDKKIMLQSGVESSQLHSKVQPYFQHTSEVMWSDIEKSEAVNSFYRDIQKGLLEVVYLVKSKGNKKTVKALRLAQPSERVKQVMKELPKQAEKQKQVLEFMLVQEEAVAQKDIMTALNVTGAPIKGLVSKGLLYEVDMEIYRDPYANRDFVPSKPFPLTDEQSAAIKPILRDIENDEHDVFLMYGVTGSGKTEVYLQSIDQVLKQGKEAIMLVPEISLTPQMVKRFKERFGSKVAVMHSGLSAGEKYDEWRKIQRKEVSVVVGARSAIFAPFQHVGIIIIDEEHETSYKQEENPRYHARDVAIKRAEFHNCPAILGSATPTLESFARAQKGVYKLLTLRERMNKSALPKVDIVDMREELRDGNRSMFSTLLLEKIHERLERGEQIVLFLNKRGHSSFVMCRDCGYVPSCPHCEISLTYHRYQNRMKCHYCGYEEPTQTACPECESDHIRFFGSGTQKVEEELGKVLPAASVIRMDVDTTSRKGAHEKLLTKFGDGEAQILLGTQMIAKGLDFPNVTLVGVLSADTMLNLPDFRAAEKTFQLLTQVSGRAGRHHLPGEVVIQTYAPEHYSIQLASQHDYDTFYLEEMKLRQAHRYPPFFYLALVTVSHENVAKVVSVTGKISQYLRQKLTPQAVILGPVTSPIAKIKDRYRYQCMIKYKLEPNMIPALKYIVNQYQDQMQQEQLTITIDLHPYSMM
- the coaBC gene encoding bifunctional phosphopantothenoylcysteine decarboxylase/phosphopantothenate--cysteine ligase CoaBC — encoded protein: MLKGKRILLCVSGGIAVYKASALTSKLVQAGAEVKVIMTDSAREFVTPLTFQALSRNPVYTDTFDEKDPAVIAHIDLADWPDLILVAPATANMIGKLANGIADDMISTTLLAATAPVWIAPAMNVHMYDHPAVKKNMQTLASFGYQFVEPGEGYLACGYVGKGRLEEPETIVSLLQSYFHDQKAPQALKGTNVLVTAGPTVERVDPVRFFTNRSTGKMGYAIAEEAAKQGANVTLVSGPTQLTPPANVKTVQVESAQQMFEAVMKHYTNMDVVIKSAAVADYRPKNVHQQKMKKQPGEAVLELERTTDILKTLGDYKDYNQVLVGFAAETEQVDLYAQKKLESKNLDMIVANNVTSEGAGFGTDTNIVTFYKRNGEQKQLPLMSKSSVAKALLEEVKQLLASVRQ
- the fmt gene encoding methionyl-tRNA formyltransferase; protein product: MKVVFMGTPDFSVPVLQTLIKDGYEVVAVVTQPDRPKGRKRVMTPPPVKVEAQKHGIPVLQPEKIRLEEAYSEVLAYNPELIVTAAFGQILPTPILEAPKYGCINVHASLLPELRGGAPIHYSILQGKPKTGVTIMYMVEKLDAGDILTKVEVPIEEKDHVGTLHDKLSEAGAKLLSETIPSLVLGDLTPIKQNEDEATFAFNIKREQEKIDWTRSGEEIYNHIRGLHPWPVAYTTLNGQVMKVWWGEKVAAEGEPGKVVSLEKDGFIVATGNRTGIKITELQPSGKKRMEAAQFLRGNGIEVGAVLGAHNE
- the def gene encoding peptide deformylase, whose product is MAKLKLVYHPNEVLETKCEPVTVFDNKLAKLMNGMYDLMLEADGVGLAAPQVGVLQQVAVVDIGDRHGKIELVNPVILEKRGQQTGPEGCLSFPGLFGDVTRADYVKVRAHNRRGKVFVMEAKGFLARAIQHEIDHLHGVLFTEKVSRYYEDGELEG